From the genome of Segatella hominis, one region includes:
- a CDS encoding AraC family transcriptional regulator has translation MQTSKYLLASERDAQWGLTISTIGYEVIEPHDSYPTKGHADGYYFDINKGRTLDEFQLLYLTEGEGVFQSAHCPETVIKAGDIFLLFPGEWHTYHPTQGKGWKSYWIGFKGRNINDRVKHKFLSPEKPIYHVGFSNEIINLYEEARYIAQEEAAYAQQTLAGIANHLIGLMYSLERNIELNKDSKHVDIINKARLRIRESLEGNLTIQEIAQELGISYSSFRKLFKEHTGFAPALYQQNLKLQRAKELLSTTDDSIKEIAYRLNFESPDYFSSKFKSQTGMKPSDFRNMNR, from the coding sequence ATGCAAACAAGTAAATATTTGCTCGCCTCAGAACGGGATGCACAATGGGGGCTCACCATCAGCACTATCGGATATGAGGTGATAGAGCCACACGACAGCTACCCTACCAAGGGACATGCTGACGGCTACTATTTTGATATCAACAAAGGCAGAACGCTGGATGAATTTCAGTTGCTCTATCTGACAGAGGGCGAAGGTGTTTTCCAGTCAGCCCACTGCCCAGAGACCGTCATCAAAGCTGGCGACATCTTCCTGTTGTTCCCTGGCGAATGGCATACTTACCACCCTACTCAAGGAAAAGGATGGAAAAGTTATTGGATAGGATTCAAGGGAAGAAACATTAACGACCGAGTGAAGCATAAGTTCCTCTCTCCAGAGAAGCCCATCTATCACGTGGGGTTTAGCAACGAAATCATCAATCTATATGAGGAAGCACGATACATTGCTCAGGAGGAAGCTGCATACGCCCAGCAAACCTTGGCAGGTATCGCCAACCATCTCATCGGCCTGATGTACTCCTTGGAGCGTAATATTGAATTGAATAAAGATTCAAAGCATGTGGATATCATCAATAAAGCCCGTCTTCGCATCCGCGAATCATTGGAAGGCAACCTTACCATTCAGGAGATTGCGCAGGAACTCGGCATCAGCTATTCTTCCTTCCGCAAGCTCTTCAAGGAGCATACCGGTTTTGCACCAGCCCTTTACCAGCAGAATCTGAAACTGCAGAGGGCAAAGGAACTGCTTTCCACTACCGATGATAGCATCAAGGAGATAGCCTACCGCCTTAATTTCGAGTCGCCAGACTACTTCTCTTCAAAATTCAAGAGTCAGACGGGCATGAAGCCTTCAGATTTCAGAAACATGAACAGATAA
- a CDS encoding L-rhamnose/proton symporter RhaT — MEILIGLLIIAVGAFCQSSCYVPINKIKDWSWESYWLVQGVFAWLILPFLGALLAVPDGHSFFELLDGNGFNVAMTMLFGVLWGVGGLTFGLSMRYLGVALGQSIALGTCAGLGTIMGPVLLNIFFPEMNALSSLTFSVILGVVVTLVGIAIIGVAGSMKAASLSEEEKKAAVKDFNFPKGLAIALLAGFMSGCFNVGLAFGSDIHFGSFTPDMYKTLPATFFVTLGGFVTNAIYCFYQNTKNHTWGDYQKQEVWGNNLLFCALAGGLWYSQFFGLSLGKGFLTESPVLTTLSFCILMALNVVFSNVWGIILKEWKGCSGKTIGVLLVGILVLIVSCFLPQLI; from the coding sequence ATGGAAATATTAATAGGACTTTTAATCATAGCCGTGGGTGCCTTCTGCCAATCCAGTTGCTATGTTCCAATCAATAAGATCAAAGATTGGAGCTGGGAATCCTACTGGTTGGTACAGGGAGTATTCGCTTGGTTGATACTGCCTTTCTTGGGAGCCTTATTGGCTGTACCAGACGGACATTCTTTCTTTGAATTGCTCGATGGTAACGGATTCAATGTAGCGATGACCATGCTCTTCGGTGTACTTTGGGGTGTGGGTGGTTTGACTTTCGGTCTCTCCATGCGCTATCTCGGTGTGGCCCTCGGCCAGAGTATCGCCCTTGGAACTTGTGCAGGTCTGGGTACCATCATGGGACCCGTTTTGCTCAACATCTTCTTCCCAGAGATGAATGCCCTCTCTTCGCTTACATTCAGCGTCATCTTGGGCGTAGTGGTTACCCTCGTGGGTATCGCCATTATCGGTGTGGCAGGCAGCATGAAGGCAGCATCACTGTCAGAGGAAGAAAAGAAGGCAGCAGTCAAGGACTTCAACTTTCCTAAGGGTCTTGCCATTGCTCTCCTTGCTGGTTTCATGAGCGGTTGCTTCAACGTAGGTCTTGCCTTCGGCAGCGACATTCACTTCGGCAGTTTCACTCCCGATATGTACAAGACACTCCCTGCCACTTTCTTCGTGACACTGGGCGGTTTTGTAACCAATGCCATCTACTGTTTCTATCAGAATACAAAGAACCATACTTGGGGCGATTATCAGAAACAGGAAGTATGGGGCAACAACCTTCTGTTCTGTGCTTTGGCAGGTGGACTTTGGTACAGTCAGTTCTTCGGTTTGTCATTGGGCAAGGGATTCCTCACAGAATCACCCGTTCTCACTACCCTTTCCTTCTGCATCCTGATGGCTCTCAATGTGGTATTCTCCAATGTATGGGGCATCATCCTGAAAGAATGGAAAGGCTGTTCGGGCAAGACCATTGGCGTGCTGCTGGTAGGTATATTAGTACTCATCGTCTCTTGCTTCTTGCCGCAGCTTATCTGA
- a CDS encoding SusC/RagA family TonB-linked outer membrane protein — protein sequence MSKQNKMMKKSVLPFALVCSALMLSPYVGGQAHAEVQNVQQAKAVKGTVVDETGEPVIGATVLVVGGSASQGTITDMDGNFSINVKPGQKLKITYIGYDESIVAAKDGMKVQMKTSGAVSLNTVEVVAYGVQKKVTMTGAISSVKSEDLVRTSVGSVNNVLGGQLSGVTTVQYSGEPGSDAAEIFVRGKATWGDSQPLIQVDGVERTMADIDPNEIESVTVLKDASATAVFGVRGANGVVLITTKRGSQGKAKISVSTSWTALSPTKMVEQASSYEYANFYNQMSLNDYEMRANKSVAIGKYPSLDAYASENPFSNSFTDGIIQKFATGSDPIRFPSTKWADYIMKDVTLQQQHNLNISGGTDRVKYFISAGYYSQDGLFKEFDAGYNYGYQYHRFNYRSNLDLKATKTTTLSFNVAGNVSNADKPYTGSGAAGLIKQIYYATPFSSPGIVDNKLVYCTADYDDQKLPFVGNAGMGYYGNGFMQTNINKIQMDLVLDQKLDFITKGLSFKAKGSYNSAYTINKQGKSVVASFNPLIQYEKDDQGQFILDAEGNKKIILNADGTPYIVYRQNGNDTDPSYSASQAKARDWYLEGSFNYSRVFDKHTVNALLLYNQSKQYYYSKDSYPDVPRSYVGLVGRVTYDYANRYMAEFNMGYNGSENFAPGRRFGVFPAGSVGWILSEEKFWKPISKVASFFKIRASWGLVGNDKTKDAIRFMYLADPYITGSYGLTNNMSNWADTYGYLFGNAQSGTVQGTSSIAGAYESIKNNPDIGWEKAFKQDYGFDLYFFGDRFKTTFDYYREHRTDILVRDETVPSTIGFTMPYTNAGETKSWGWELSLGYNDKIGKDFRFWGKLNLSYNQNEIVEMKEEPKKNEYMMARGHRIGARSMYKFWKYYEGEQTKVEYEKTFGQPFPAQLKDYLMPGDCVYVDLDGDGKINPNDKTRDNGYTDDPEYMAGLTLGFNYKRLTFNMQLTGAWNVSRYITDVFRQPFYCSSNTTQGGLLSYHVNNTWTPGSYESQNALYPRATWDNAEQNYTESDLWEKDAKYLRLKTVSLSYDFINPTFKKIGMNKCEVTLSGYNLLTFTPYKWGDPETRASNAPSYPLQRTYTISLNVGF from the coding sequence ATGAGCAAACAAAACAAAATGATGAAAAAGTCTGTGTTGCCATTTGCATTGGTATGCTCAGCGCTGATGCTCAGCCCTTACGTGGGGGGGCAAGCTCATGCTGAGGTACAGAACGTGCAGCAGGCAAAGGCTGTCAAAGGTACGGTGGTCGATGAGACTGGCGAACCAGTGATTGGTGCGACCGTACTGGTTGTAGGCGGAAGTGCATCACAAGGTACGATTACCGATATGGATGGTAACTTCAGTATCAACGTCAAGCCTGGTCAGAAACTCAAGATTACTTATATTGGTTACGACGAAAGTATCGTGGCAGCCAAGGATGGAATGAAAGTTCAGATGAAGACTTCTGGTGCTGTTTCTCTGAATACCGTTGAGGTTGTTGCCTATGGTGTACAGAAGAAGGTAACCATGACGGGTGCCATCTCCAGCGTGAAGAGTGAGGATTTGGTCCGCACTTCCGTAGGTTCTGTCAATAATGTACTGGGTGGTCAGCTTTCTGGTGTAACTACCGTTCAGTATTCCGGTGAGCCAGGTAGCGATGCCGCAGAGATTTTCGTTCGTGGTAAGGCTACATGGGGCGATTCACAGCCTCTCATCCAGGTGGATGGTGTAGAGCGTACGATGGCTGATATCGACCCAAATGAAATCGAAAGTGTAACCGTTTTGAAGGATGCCTCTGCAACAGCCGTATTCGGTGTGCGTGGTGCCAATGGTGTTGTCCTGATTACTACCAAGCGTGGTTCACAGGGTAAGGCCAAAATCAGCGTATCTACTTCTTGGACAGCACTTTCACCTACCAAGATGGTAGAGCAGGCTAGTTCTTACGAGTATGCCAACTTCTATAATCAGATGTCTCTGAATGATTATGAGATGCGTGCAAACAAGAGTGTGGCAATCGGCAAATATCCAAGTTTGGATGCATATGCTTCTGAAAACCCCTTCTCTAACAGCTTCACTGATGGTATCATTCAGAAGTTTGCCACTGGCTCAGACCCTATCCGTTTCCCAAGTACCAAGTGGGCTGATTACATCATGAAGGATGTAACGCTTCAGCAGCAGCACAACTTGAATATCTCGGGTGGAACTGATCGTGTGAAGTACTTTATCTCTGCAGGTTATTACTCTCAGGATGGTCTTTTCAAGGAGTTTGATGCTGGATACAACTATGGTTATCAATATCATCGTTTCAACTACCGTTCTAACCTCGACCTCAAGGCAACCAAGACTACAACCTTGTCGTTCAATGTGGCAGGTAACGTGAGCAATGCTGATAAGCCTTATACAGGTTCTGGTGCAGCCGGCTTGATTAAGCAGATTTATTATGCAACCCCATTCTCCAGCCCTGGTATCGTGGATAATAAGTTGGTTTATTGTACCGCCGACTATGATGATCAGAAGTTGCCGTTCGTAGGTAATGCAGGTATGGGTTACTATGGCAATGGATTCATGCAGACCAATATCAATAAGATTCAGATGGACCTCGTTCTCGACCAGAAACTTGACTTCATAACCAAGGGATTGAGTTTCAAGGCAAAGGGATCTTATAACTCTGCCTATACCATTAATAAGCAGGGTAAGAGCGTCGTGGCTTCATTCAATCCGCTCATACAGTATGAGAAAGACGATCAGGGTCAATTTATCTTGGATGCTGAAGGTAACAAGAAAATAATCTTAAATGCTGATGGTACACCATATATTGTATATCGTCAGAATGGCAATGATACAGATCCTTCTTATTCGGCATCTCAGGCTAAGGCTCGTGACTGGTATCTGGAGGGTAGCTTCAACTATTCCCGTGTATTCGATAAGCATACCGTTAATGCACTGCTCCTTTACAACCAGTCGAAGCAGTATTACTATTCTAAAGATTCTTATCCTGATGTACCTCGTTCTTACGTAGGTCTTGTGGGTCGTGTTACTTACGATTATGCCAACCGATATATGGCAGAGTTCAACATGGGTTACAACGGATCAGAGAACTTTGCGCCAGGCAGACGCTTTGGTGTCTTCCCTGCAGGTTCCGTGGGATGGATTCTCAGCGAGGAGAAGTTCTGGAAGCCAATTTCCAAGGTGGCATCTTTCTTCAAGATTCGTGCATCTTGGGGTCTCGTTGGTAACGACAAGACCAAGGACGCTATCCGATTCATGTATCTCGCCGATCCATATATCACGGGCAGCTATGGCTTGACAAACAATATGAGCAACTGGGCAGATACATACGGTTATCTTTTTGGTAACGCTCAGTCGGGTACCGTTCAGGGAACCTCTTCTATAGCAGGTGCATACGAGTCTATCAAGAACAACCCTGATATTGGTTGGGAGAAGGCGTTCAAGCAGGACTATGGTTTCGACCTGTACTTCTTCGGCGACCGCTTTAAGACTACTTTCGATTATTATCGTGAGCATCGTACCGATATCCTTGTTCGTGATGAAACAGTTCCATCAACCATCGGTTTCACCATGCCTTATACCAATGCCGGTGAGACCAAGTCATGGGGTTGGGAGCTTTCGCTCGGTTACAATGATAAGATAGGTAAGGACTTCCGCTTCTGGGGCAAACTGAATCTCTCTTACAACCAGAATGAAATTGTAGAGATGAAGGAGGAGCCTAAGAAGAATGAATACATGATGGCAAGGGGTCATCGCATCGGTGCCCGTTCTATGTATAAGTTCTGGAAGTATTACGAGGGCGAACAGACCAAGGTAGAGTATGAGAAGACATTTGGTCAGCCATTCCCAGCACAGCTGAAGGATTACCTTATGCCTGGCGATTGTGTATATGTCGATCTTGACGGCGATGGCAAGATAAATCCTAATGATAAGACCCGTGACAATGGTTATACGGATGATCCTGAGTACATGGCAGGTTTGACACTTGGTTTCAACTACAAGCGCCTGACCTTCAACATGCAGCTCACTGGTGCATGGAATGTAAGCCGTTACATCACCGATGTGTTCCGTCAGCCATTCTACTGTTCTTCCAATACAACCCAGGGTGGACTTCTTTCATACCATGTTAACAATACATGGACACCAGGAAGCTATGAGTCGCAGAATGCGCTCTATCCACGTGCCACTTGGGATAATGCTGAGCAGAACTATACAGAATCTGACCTTTGGGAGAAGGATGCCAAGTATCTTCGTCTGAAGACAGTCTCTTTGTCATACGATTTCATCAATCCTACTTTCAAGAAGATAGGTATGAACAAGTGCGAGGTAACCCTTTCCGGATACAACCTCCTTACCTTTACTCCTTATAAGTGGGGTGACCCGGAGACCAGAGCTTCTAATGCTCCATCTTACCCATTGCAGCGCACCTACACCATTAGTTTGAATGTAGGCTTCTAA
- the rhaB gene encoding rhamnulokinase, whose translation MEQKKYFFAVDLGATSGRTIIGSLSDGKFNLEELTRFDNHLIETGNHFYWDIYALYLEIIKGLKLVAQRGINIQSIGIDTWGCDFVYVGKDGAILRNPLAYRDPHTVGMMEKYFDEQISKEKVYEKTGIQFMNFNSLFQIYAMRKAGNVALENANKILFIPDALSYMLTGNAICEYTVASTSQILNPMTGDLDQDLVESLGLKREQFGEMTAPATIIGTLTEEVQKITGLNAVPVIAVAGHDTASAVAAVPAKNEKFAYLSSGTWSLMGIETQKAIINEHSYELNFTNEGGIEGTTRFLKNICGMWIYERCRKEWKDAAAANNSDQTCLGHGELIAEAMKQPAFQSIINPDDAVFANPSSMVEAIKQYCEKTGQHVPESYGEFCRCIFESLALRYRQVFTWLKEFADFDINVLHIIGGGSLNQYLNQFTANSCGVTVLAGPQEGTAIGNIMLQAKASGLVKDIWEMRQIIANSLELKKFEPQDKDAWDAAYEKFLKVKG comes from the coding sequence ATGGAACAAAAAAAATACTTCTTTGCAGTGGATTTAGGTGCCACCAGCGGAAGAACCATTATCGGTAGTTTATCAGATGGAAAGTTCAATCTGGAAGAACTGACACGTTTCGACAACCATCTCATCGAGACGGGCAATCACTTCTATTGGGACATCTATGCGCTCTATCTGGAAATCATCAAGGGTTTGAAACTCGTGGCTCAAAGAGGCATCAACATCCAGAGCATCGGAATCGACACCTGGGGATGCGACTTTGTATATGTGGGCAAAGACGGAGCCATCCTCCGCAACCCTCTCGCCTATCGAGACCCACATACAGTGGGCATGATGGAGAAATACTTCGACGAGCAAATCAGCAAGGAAAAGGTATATGAAAAGACGGGCATCCAGTTCATGAACTTCAACTCCCTCTTCCAGATATACGCTATGCGCAAGGCTGGCAATGTGGCTTTGGAGAACGCAAACAAAATACTCTTTATTCCGGATGCGCTGAGCTATATGCTTACCGGTAACGCTATCTGCGAATATACTGTAGCCTCCACCTCGCAGATTCTCAATCCGATGACAGGCGACCTCGACCAGGATCTTGTTGAGAGTCTCGGATTGAAGCGCGAACAGTTTGGAGAAATGACAGCACCAGCTACCATCATCGGCACACTCACCGAGGAAGTACAGAAGATAACTGGATTGAATGCAGTACCTGTCATCGCTGTAGCAGGGCATGATACTGCCAGCGCTGTAGCTGCCGTTCCTGCCAAGAATGAAAAGTTCGCTTACCTCAGTTCTGGCACTTGGAGCCTCATGGGTATAGAAACTCAGAAGGCTATCATCAATGAACATAGCTATGAGCTCAACTTCACAAACGAAGGCGGTATCGAGGGTACTACCCGATTCCTCAAGAATATCTGTGGTATGTGGATCTACGAGCGTTGCCGTAAGGAATGGAAAGATGCGGCAGCTGCTAATAACAGTGACCAGACTTGTCTGGGACATGGCGAACTGATTGCTGAAGCAATGAAGCAGCCTGCCTTCCAGAGTATCATCAATCCAGACGATGCTGTCTTTGCCAACCCATCCAGCATGGTAGAAGCTATCAAGCAATATTGTGAAAAGACCGGTCAGCATGTACCTGAGAGCTACGGCGAGTTCTGCCGCTGCATCTTCGAAAGTCTTGCCCTTCGCTACCGTCAGGTATTCACATGGCTCAAAGAATTTGCAGATTTCGATATCAACGTGCTCCACATCATCGGTGGCGGTTCTCTCAACCAATACCTCAACCAGTTTACAGCCAACAGTTGTGGCGTAACCGTACTGGCTGGTCCACAGGAAGGTACAGCTATCGGAAATATCATGCTGCAGGCTAAGGCTTCCGGCTTGGTAAAGGATATCTGGGAAATGCGACAAATCATCGCCAACTCTCTGGAGCTGAAGAAATTCGAGCCACAGGACAAGGATGCTTGGGATGCAGCTTACGAGAAGTTTTTAAAGGTAAAAGGGTAA
- a CDS encoding DUF6443 domain-containing protein, protein MTNRILSTLVLLCTLASLDVKAQSDDHNYIAKSSMQDEQGKNSVVTVEYYDGLGRKEQVVTNEVRPENPSKTLLSRIIYDDRGNEWKKFLPVTTIGLEYQTNVSYKHNDSEALSAITYDALDRLTFATTPGGDMGGRGKKHEYLANKANSVKKYVVADDGSLVQKGYYLEAALSWERITDEDNNVTDIYTNLLGQKVLERHVMAQGAVDTYFVYNDCYKLCYVLQPMYQQEADLDKFAFQYRYDNRGRMVEKTIPGCEKISYTYDDADRLLTMQDGEMRKKGLSRHYAYDGLGRMTAQALYQGNAIYGIEQRNYYDGD, encoded by the coding sequence ATGACAAATAGAATTCTTTCCACATTAGTATTACTTTGCACCTTAGCATCCCTAGATGTCAAGGCGCAGTCTGATGATCACAATTACATCGCCAAGTCTTCCATGCAGGATGAACAAGGAAAGAACTCTGTGGTCACAGTAGAATACTACGATGGACTGGGACGCAAGGAACAAGTAGTCACCAATGAAGTAAGACCAGAAAATCCTTCCAAGACTTTGCTCTCTCGCATCATTTACGATGACAGGGGAAACGAATGGAAGAAATTCCTGCCTGTGACAACAATAGGGTTGGAGTACCAGACTAACGTCTCATACAAGCATAATGACTCCGAGGCATTGTCTGCCATAACTTATGATGCCCTCGACCGCCTAACTTTTGCCACAACTCCTGGCGGCGACATGGGAGGGCGAGGAAAGAAACATGAGTATTTGGCAAACAAGGCTAACAGCGTCAAGAAATATGTAGTCGCTGATGATGGAAGCTTGGTACAAAAAGGTTATTACCTAGAAGCGGCCTTGTCTTGGGAACGCATCACCGACGAGGACAACAACGTAACGGACATCTACACCAACTTGCTGGGACAAAAGGTGCTTGAGCGGCATGTCATGGCACAAGGGGCGGTGGACACCTACTTTGTGTACAATGACTGCTATAAACTGTGCTATGTCCTTCAGCCAATGTACCAGCAGGAGGCAGACTTGGACAAGTTTGCCTTCCAGTACCGATACGACAACCGGGGAAGAATGGTTGAGAAGACCATCCCTGGCTGTGAGAAAATCAGTTATACCTATGATGACGCAGACCGTCTGCTTACCATGCAGGACGGAGAGATGCGCAAGAAGGGCTTGTCAAGGCACTATGCCTACGACGGCCTTGGGCGCATGACGGCACAGGCGCTCTATCAGGGAAACGCCATCTACGGCATCGAGCAAAGGAACTATTACGACGGAGACTAG
- a CDS encoding L-rhamnose isomerase encodes MKADLILKNYEIAKERYAALGVDTDKAIETLEKTPISLHCWQADDVVGFERGEAASGGIQSTGNYPGKARNIDELRQDIEKVNSLLAGTFRLNLHEIYGEFGGKQIDRNEVTVDQFTGWMQWAKEQNMKLDFNSTSFSHPLSGNLTLSNPDPAIREFWIEHTKRCRRIADAMGKFQNDPCIMNIWVHDGSKDITVEKGRYREILKNSLDEILAEELPNMKSCLEAKLFGIGLEAYTVGSHDFYAGYCAKNNVMYTLDTGHYEPTENVSDAVSALLLFVPELMLHVSRPMHWDSDHVTLFDDNTRNLFSELVRANALDRAHIGLDYFDGSINRIGAYIIGVRAAQKSLLQAFLEPLDTLRKYEDEGKLFQRLALLEEEKTLPFGAVYDYFNLKNNIPVGEEYIADIEKYEAEVLANRK; translated from the coding sequence ATGAAAGCAGATTTGATTTTGAAGAATTACGAGATTGCAAAAGAGCGCTATGCTGCTCTGGGTGTAGATACCGACAAGGCTATCGAGACATTGGAGAAAACTCCTATCTCTCTGCATTGCTGGCAGGCTGACGATGTAGTTGGTTTCGAGCGTGGCGAGGCTGCTTCTGGCGGTATCCAGAGTACAGGTAACTATCCTGGCAAGGCTCGCAATATCGATGAACTCCGACAAGATATTGAAAAGGTAAACTCTCTCCTCGCTGGTACCTTCCGTCTCAATCTCCACGAGATATATGGTGAGTTCGGGGGCAAGCAAATCGACCGTAACGAGGTAACCGTAGATCAGTTCACAGGTTGGATGCAGTGGGCAAAGGAGCAGAACATGAAGCTCGATTTCAACTCTACTTCTTTCTCTCACCCATTGAGTGGCAACCTCACTTTATCAAACCCAGACCCTGCTATCCGTGAGTTCTGGATTGAGCACACCAAGCGTTGCCGCCGTATCGCTGATGCTATGGGTAAGTTCCAGAACGATCCATGTATCATGAACATCTGGGTACATGATGGTTCTAAGGATATCACTGTAGAGAAGGGACGCTATCGTGAGATCTTGAAGAACTCTCTTGATGAGATCTTGGCAGAGGAGTTGCCTAACATGAAGTCTTGTCTCGAAGCTAAACTCTTCGGTATTGGCTTGGAGGCTTATACCGTAGGTTCTCACGACTTCTACGCTGGCTACTGCGCTAAGAACAATGTGATGTACACTCTCGACACAGGTCACTATGAGCCAACAGAGAACGTATCAGATGCAGTTTCTGCACTTCTTCTCTTCGTACCAGAGTTGATGCTCCATGTATCTCGCCCAATGCACTGGGATTCAGACCACGTAACACTCTTCGACGACAATACCCGCAATCTCTTCTCTGAGTTGGTTCGTGCCAATGCCCTCGACCGTGCTCATATCGGTCTCGACTACTTCGATGGTTCTATCAACCGTATCGGTGCTTACATCATCGGTGTACGTGCTGCCCAGAAGTCATTGTTGCAGGCATTCCTTGAGCCTCTCGACACCCTCCGCAAGTACGAGGATGAAGGCAAGCTCTTCCAGCGTCTTGCACTCTTGGAAGAAGAGAAGACATTGCCATTCGGCGCAGTATATGATTACTTCAACCTGAAGAACAACATCCCTGTTGGTGAGGAATACATCGCTGACATTGAGAAGTACGAGGCAGAAGTTCTCGCTAACCGCAAGTAA
- the rhaM gene encoding L-rhamnose mutarotase, whose product MKRFAFKMYLKKGCEKEYAKRHAAIWPELKQMIKDQGVSDYSIFWDKDTNLLFAVQKCDSDTNSQDTTNVDPITQKWWDMMADIMEVNPDNSPVSIPLEELFHMD is encoded by the coding sequence ATGAAACGTTTTGCATTCAAGATGTATCTCAAGAAGGGATGCGAAAAAGAATATGCCAAGCGCCACGCTGCAATTTGGCCGGAGTTAAAACAGATGATCAAGGACCAGGGTGTAAGCGACTACAGCATCTTCTGGGACAAAGACACCAACCTACTCTTTGCCGTCCAGAAATGTGATAGCGACACCAACAGTCAGGACACCACCAACGTGGATCCTATCACTCAGAAATGGTGGGATATGATGGCAGACATCATGGAAGTGAATCCAGACAACTCTCCTGTCAGCATTCCACTGGAAGAACTCTTCCACATGGATTAA